The Desulfomicrobium orale DSM 12838 genome includes a window with the following:
- a CDS encoding branched-chain amino acid ABC transporter permease has translation MFEIESAILIQHILNSLTLGSLYALIAIGYTMVYGILRLINFAHSEIFMLGAYFVFWGVTLFHLPWPLALAASIILVAGIGIMVDRVAYRPLRDAPRISALISAIGVSFFLQNVAIVFFQAIPREVYRPEWLANPILVNNVRVLPLTLMVPALSLLLMLGLVYVVYHTKAGLGMRAISKDIETSSLMGVPVNKVIALTFGIGSALAAASGIMWALRYPQIQPVMGAIPGFKAFIAAVFGGIGSIQGAVIGGMLLGFIEIMTVAFFPDLAGYRDAFAFILLIAILLVKPTGLLGVKTEDKV, from the coding sequence ATGTTTGAAATCGAGTCAGCCATCCTTATCCAGCATATTCTGAACAGCCTGACCCTGGGCAGTCTGTACGCCCTCATCGCCATCGGCTACACCATGGTGTACGGCATCCTGCGGCTCATCAATTTCGCGCACAGCGAAATTTTCATGCTCGGCGCCTACTTCGTGTTCTGGGGCGTCACCCTCTTCCACCTGCCCTGGCCTCTGGCTCTGGCGGCTTCCATCATCCTCGTGGCCGGCATCGGCATCATGGTGGACCGCGTGGCATACCGTCCGCTGCGCGACGCGCCCCGCATCTCCGCGCTGATCAGCGCCATCGGCGTATCTTTTTTCCTGCAGAACGTGGCCATCGTCTTTTTCCAGGCCATCCCCCGCGAGGTGTACCGGCCCGAATGGCTGGCCAATCCCATCCTGGTGAACAACGTGCGCGTGCTGCCCCTGACGCTCATGGTTCCGGCCCTGTCCCTGCTGCTCATGCTCGGCCTGGTCTATGTCGTATACCACACCAAGGCGGGCCTGGGCATGCGCGCCATCAGCAAGGACATCGAGACCAGCAGCCTCATGGGCGTGCCCGTGAACAAGGTCATCGCCCTGACCTTCGGCATCGGCTCGGCCCTGGCCGCCGCCAGCGGCATCATGTGGGCCCTCAGGTACCCGCAAATCCAGCCCGTCATGGGCGCCATCCCCGGATTCAAGGCCTTCATCGCGGCCGTATTCGGCGGCATCGGCTCCATTCAGGGCGCGGTCATCGGCGGCATGCTTCTGGGTTTCATCGAAATCATGACCGTGGCTTTTTTTCCCGACCTGGCGGGATACCGCGACGCCTTCGCCTTCATCCTGCTCATCGCCATCCTGCTGGTGAAACCCACGGGGCTTCTGGGCGTCAAGACGGAGGATAAAGTCTGA
- a CDS encoding branched-chain amino acid ABC transporter permease yields the protein MNAKISAVLNFALIACLGMFLWWAEEALDGYKIQIMNLIAVNIILALSLNLIYGFTGMFSLGHAGFMAIGAYACAILIMTPDQKEMLFILEEAYPWVLNSHAPFLVAVLAGGAAAGLAGFIIGFPLLRLGDDYLGIATLGFAEIIRVVANNIPRVTNGALGFKGIPDHADLWWNYGWCLLTLYFVIRILNSNTGNVFKAIRDDEIAAKAMGVNVFRMKLLSFTIGAFFAGVGGGLLASLLTTIDPKMFLFTLTFNVLMIVVTGGLGSITGSIVAGVGVTALLEWLRFVENPLTIGSWTMDGIPGMRMVVFSLVLILVILFRREGIMGMREITWTTVARFMKRGKA from the coding sequence ATGAACGCGAAAATATCCGCCGTGTTGAATTTCGCCCTGATCGCCTGTCTGGGCATGTTTCTGTGGTGGGCCGAGGAAGCCTTGGACGGCTACAAGATTCAGATCATGAATCTCATCGCCGTAAACATCATTCTGGCCCTGTCCCTGAACCTTATTTACGGCTTCACGGGCATGTTCAGCCTGGGGCACGCGGGCTTCATGGCCATCGGCGCATACGCCTGCGCCATCCTGATCATGACCCCGGACCAGAAAGAAATGCTCTTCATTCTGGAGGAGGCCTACCCCTGGGTGCTGAACTCCCACGCGCCTTTTCTCGTGGCCGTGCTGGCTGGCGGCGCGGCGGCCGGCCTGGCCGGATTCATCATCGGCTTTCCGCTTCTGCGGCTGGGCGACGACTACCTGGGCATCGCCACGCTGGGCTTTGCCGAAATCATCCGCGTGGTGGCCAACAACATCCCGCGCGTGACCAACGGAGCTCTGGGCTTCAAGGGCATCCCGGACCACGCCGACCTGTGGTGGAACTACGGCTGGTGCCTGCTGACCCTCTATTTCGTGATCCGCATCCTGAACAGCAATACCGGCAACGTGTTCAAGGCCATCCGCGACGACGAGATCGCGGCCAAGGCCATGGGCGTCAACGTTTTCCGCATGAAGCTTCTGTCCTTCACCATCGGGGCCTTTTTCGCCGGAGTGGGCGGCGGCCTCCTGGCCAGCCTGCTGACGACCATCGATCCGAAGATGTTTCTGTTCACCCTGACCTTCAACGTGCTCATGATCGTGGTCACGGGCGGGCTGGGTTCCATCACGGGCTCCATCGTGGCCGGAGTGGGCGTCACGGCGCTGCTGGAATGGCTCAGGTTCGTCGAAAATCCGCTGACCATCGGCAGCTGGACCATGGACGGCATTCCGGGCATGCGCATGGTGGTCTTCTCCCTGGTGCTCATTCTGGTCATTCTGTTCCGCCGCGAAGGCATCATGGGCATGCGTGAAATCACCTGGACCACGGTGGCCAGATTCATGAAGCGAGGCAAGGCATGA
- a CDS encoding ABC transporter ATP-binding protein has translation MSTILTATGLTMRFGGLTAVTEFDADIPQGSITGLIGPNGAGKTTCFNMITGFYRPTAGRVIFEGRDLTGRPAHEVCQAGIARTFQNIRLFTHETALENVMIGGFVRQKTGWIQSVLMTPASLREERRLRAQALELLDVVGLSDVAGEKAGSLPYGAQRRLEIARALATKPHFLLLDEPAAGMNPQESLELMDFIRTIRDRFDLTILLIEHDMKVVMGVCEHLWVLDYGMTIAEGGPESIQSNPKVIEAYLGEEYTRYA, from the coding sequence ATGAGTACGATTCTGACCGCCACCGGCCTGACCATGCGCTTCGGCGGCCTGACCGCCGTGACGGAGTTCGACGCGGACATCCCCCAGGGCAGTATTACCGGGCTCATCGGCCCCAACGGTGCGGGCAAGACCACCTGCTTCAACATGATCACCGGATTCTACCGGCCCACCGCAGGCCGCGTGATCTTTGAAGGCCGCGATCTGACCGGCAGACCGGCCCATGAAGTCTGCCAGGCCGGCATCGCCCGGACTTTTCAGAACATCCGCCTGTTCACTCACGAAACGGCTCTGGAAAACGTCATGATCGGCGGATTCGTGCGCCAGAAGACGGGCTGGATCCAGTCCGTGCTCATGACCCCGGCTTCCCTGCGCGAGGAACGGCGGCTGCGCGCTCAGGCTCTGGAACTGCTGGATGTGGTGGGACTTTCCGATGTCGCCGGGGAAAAGGCGGGCAGTCTGCCCTACGGAGCCCAGAGGCGGCTGGAAATTGCCCGGGCACTGGCCACGAAACCGCATTTTCTGCTTCTGGATGAACCGGCGGCGGGTATGAATCCCCAGGAATCTCTGGAGCTCATGGATTTCATCCGGACCATCCGCGACCGCTTCGATCTGACCATCCTGCTCATCGAACACGATATGAAGGTGGTCATGGGCGTGTGCGAACACCTGTGGGTGCTGGATTACGGCATGACCATCGCCGAGGGCGGGCCGGAATCCATCCAGTCCAATCCCAAGGTCATTGAAGCCTATCTGGGCGAGGAGTACACGCGGTATGCTTGA
- a CDS encoding ABC transporter ATP-binding protein, which translates to MLEVQNLHVYYGGIHALKGVSLEAPQGKIITLIGANGAGKSSTLRAIAGLIKNKKGSISYKGQDITAKDPVDIVKAGIVMSPEGRRIFPHLSVTENLYLGAYSRSDREGIERDKEWVFELFPRLRERQNQKGGTLSGGEQQMLAVGRALMSSPEVVMLDEPSLGLAPLLVNDVFKIIRLINEEQGKTVLLVEQNAFAALKVAHYAYVLETGSIVLQGAGEELLNDERVIKAYLGG; encoded by the coding sequence ATGCTTGAGGTCCAAAATCTCCATGTCTACTACGGCGGCATCCACGCCCTGAAAGGCGTTTCCCTGGAGGCTCCCCAGGGAAAAATCATAACTCTCATCGGCGCCAACGGCGCGGGCAAGAGCAGCACGCTCCGGGCCATCGCCGGACTCATCAAAAACAAGAAAGGGTCCATCTCCTACAAGGGACAGGACATCACTGCCAAAGACCCTGTGGATATCGTCAAGGCGGGCATTGTCATGTCGCCGGAGGGGCGGCGCATCTTTCCGCACCTGAGCGTGACCGAAAACCTGTATCTTGGCGCGTACAGCCGCTCCGACCGGGAGGGCATCGAGCGGGACAAGGAGTGGGTATTCGAGCTTTTCCCCCGGCTGCGGGAGCGGCAGAATCAGAAGGGCGGCACCCTGTCCGGAGGCGAGCAGCAGATGCTGGCCGTGGGGCGGGCACTGATGAGTTCGCCGGAGGTGGTCATGCTCGATGAACCGAGTCTGGGACTGGCCCCGCTGCTGGTCAACGACGTGTTCAAGATCATCCGGCTCATCAATGAAGAGCAGGGCAAGACCGTGCTGTTGGTGGAACAGAACGCCTTTGCCGCCCTCAAGGTGGCACATTACGCCTATGTGCTGGAAACGGGCTCCATCGTGCTCCAGGGCGCGGGCGAGGAGCTTTTGAACGACGAACGCGTGATCAAGGCTTATCTGGGCGGTTGA
- a CDS encoding AAA family ATPase codes for MTALREVMARLDEVVLGKRSQIRLALTCLLARGHLLIEDIPGIGKTTLAKSLATVLGLDFRRVQFTTDLLPGDVLGVSVFDASSSSFVFHPGPVFTNVLLADEINRGTPRVQSALLEVMEERQVSLDSETRPLPRPFFVLATQNALDQAGTYPLPESQLDRFLFRIGLGYPDMESELELLERSQNAGRPLLPDALMNMEQVLALQDEADQVRTTRPLLRYVRDLLDWTRTGKRFVNGLSPRAGQALVRASRAWAYIDGRDYVLPEDVQAVFPSLAGHRLYSRHGAAVDASEALDAVPVP; via the coding sequence ATGACCGCGCTGCGGGAAGTCATGGCCCGGCTGGATGAGGTGGTATTGGGCAAGAGGAGCCAGATCCGACTGGCCCTGACCTGCCTGCTGGCCCGCGGGCATCTGCTGATCGAAGATATCCCCGGCATCGGCAAGACCACGCTGGCCAAGTCCCTGGCCACAGTGCTGGGCCTGGACTTCCGTCGGGTGCAATTCACCACTGATCTGTTGCCCGGCGATGTACTGGGCGTTTCCGTTTTCGACGCGTCCTCGTCGTCTTTCGTGTTCCATCCGGGACCGGTGTTCACCAACGTGCTCCTGGCCGATGAGATCAACCGGGGCACCCCGCGCGTGCAGAGCGCCCTGCTGGAAGTCATGGAAGAGCGTCAGGTCAGTCTGGACAGCGAGACGCGCCCGCTGCCCCGGCCTTTTTTCGTGCTGGCCACGCAGAACGCTCTGGATCAGGCCGGAACCTATCCGCTGCCTGAATCCCAGCTGGATCGCTTTTTGTTCCGCATCGGTCTGGGATATCCGGATATGGAGTCGGAGCTGGAACTGCTGGAGCGCTCCCAAAACGCGGGGCGGCCTTTGCTTCCGGACGCGCTGATGAACATGGAACAGGTGCTGGCCCTGCAGGATGAGGCGGATCAGGTTCGTACGACCCGTCCGCTGCTTAGGTATGTACGCGATTTGCTGGACTGGACCAGAACCGGCAAGCGTTTTGTGAACGGTCTTTCCCCGCGCGCCGGACAGGCGCTGGTGCGGGCGTCCAGGGCCTGGGCCTATATTGACGGCCGCGACTATGTCCTGCCTGAGGACGTGCAGGCCGTTTTCCCGAGTCTGGCCGGGCATCGTCTGTATTCCCGTCACGGCGCGGCCGTGGACGCCTCCGAAGCGCTGGATGCCGTGCCCGTTCCCTGA
- the dapB gene encoding 4-hydroxy-tetrahydrodipicolinate reductase: MSVPVIIMGAGGRMGSTLTRLALESEKFVLAGVVERAEYSAGLESLGCPVAHDLEDALAAAPEAVVIDFTAPEVTLAAARVASRTGNPVVIGTTGLNGAQIAELEKLAVSCRMFWSPNMSVGVYALTRILPELSRILGEDYDMEITEIHHHHKKDAPSGTAVRLAQVLAGARGWDLADVGNYGRHGLPGARPARELGVHALRGGDVVGDHTVYFFGPGERVEVTHRAHSRENFARGALRAAVWLITREPGGLYGMDHLLGGLA, from the coding sequence ATGTCTGTTCCGGTAATTATCATGGGCGCCGGGGGGCGCATGGGCTCGACGCTGACCCGGCTTGCGCTGGAATCGGAAAAGTTCGTTCTGGCCGGAGTGGTGGAACGGGCCGAATACAGTGCCGGACTGGAAAGTCTGGGCTGTCCGGTGGCTCATGATCTGGAGGATGCGCTGGCCGCCGCGCCGGAAGCGGTGGTTATCGACTTCACGGCTCCGGAAGTGACTCTGGCGGCGGCACGGGTCGCTTCGCGGACCGGAAACCCCGTGGTTATCGGTACCACCGGGCTGAACGGCGCGCAGATCGCGGAACTGGAGAAGCTGGCCGTGAGCTGCCGGATGTTCTGGTCGCCTAACATGTCCGTGGGGGTGTACGCTCTGACCCGCATTCTGCCCGAGCTGTCACGCATTCTGGGCGAGGATTACGACATGGAGATCACGGAAATCCATCATCACCACAAAAAGGACGCGCCCAGCGGCACGGCGGTCAGATTGGCCCAGGTGCTGGCCGGAGCCCGAGGTTGGGATCTGGCCGATGTGGGCAACTACGGCCGTCACGGCCTGCCCGGCGCGCGCCCGGCGCGGGAACTTGGCGTGCACGCCCTGCGCGGCGGTGATGTGGTGGGCGACCATACGGTTTATTTCTTCGGGCCGGGCGAGCGGGTTGAAGTCACGCATCGCGCCCATTCGCGGGAAAATTTCGCGCGCGGGGCCCTGCGCGCGGCGGTCTGGCTGATCACGCGGGAGCCGGGCGGGCTCTACGGCATGGATCATCTGTTGGGAGGACTGGCATGA
- a CDS encoding class I SAM-dependent methyltransferase has protein sequence MSLSSAAISWIDQEENYGRHVVRSFLERCAPYGHVLDVGAGCGNDLAIARDVCPEAVCHAIECFPRNVAALENHGFPVNSLNLERDQFPFADACLDVIIANQILEHTKELFWILHEMSRCLKVGGRLLIGVPNVAAFHNRILLLFGRHPSQAKSCSAHVRCFSGNDFLDFLGRTFPGGYDLEAFAGSNFYPFPKCIARPLAAFFPSMAQSIFFLLRKKMGYTGSIVDYPRKHPLETNFWLG, from the coding sequence TTGAGTCTGTCTTCTGCCGCGATCTCCTGGATTGATCAGGAAGAAAATTACGGACGCCATGTCGTACGGTCATTCCTTGAAAGGTGTGCTCCGTACGGGCATGTGCTGGATGTGGGTGCGGGTTGTGGAAATGATCTGGCGATCGCCCGCGATGTTTGCCCGGAAGCGGTATGCCATGCTATTGAGTGTTTTCCTCGGAATGTCGCCGCGTTGGAAAATCATGGCTTCCCGGTAAATTCTCTCAATCTTGAGCGCGACCAATTCCCCTTTGCAGACGCTTGTCTTGACGTGATCATCGCCAATCAGATTCTGGAGCACACCAAGGAGCTGTTCTGGATTCTGCACGAAATGTCGCGCTGCCTGAAAGTGGGAGGCCGTCTGCTGATCGGCGTGCCGAACGTGGCCGCTTTTCATAATCGCATTTTGTTGTTGTTCGGCAGGCACCCTTCCCAGGCCAAGTCGTGTTCCGCCCATGTGCGCTGCTTTTCCGGAAATGATTTTCTGGACTTTCTGGGCAGAACATTTCCCGGCGGTTACGATCTGGAAGCCTTTGCCGGAAGCAATTTCTATCCATTTCCCAAATGCATTGCCAGACCGCTGGCCGCTTTTTTCCCATCCATGGCGCAATCAATCTTTTTCCTTCTGCGTAAAAAAATGGGCTACACCGGGAGTATAGTCGATTATCCGCGTAAGCATCCGCTGGAGACAAATTTTTGGCTCGGCTGA
- a CDS encoding BRCT domain-containing protein yields MNINTDTGIAELAARLEHYNAAYRSGAPEISDLEYDLLVETLRGLEPEHPFLQRVEPEEFSGRPEVRHPQPMLSTEKAYTREDLARFVARVRKEAEEIGVLNPLFRVTPKLDGLAGRDDGTVFATRGNGEVGYEVSSAFAKGMVPEGGRGLGMGEMVVVRSYFDAHLAGKFEHPRNLVVGIVSADTVNEDARRALDAGAVRFVPYAMLPRWEGDGDELVRCMEDIAEELAAEVDYPLDGMVAEAVDEDVRRSMGATNHHHRWQIAIKRKGDTARTTVEDVVWQVGRTGKVTPVLCVAATSLSGATIRRVTAHNAGFLEKNGLGVGAEIEIIRSGEVIPKVEAVVHAAAPELPAECPSCAAKLIREGDFLLCPDEHCPAQAVQALEHWFKTLGNADWFGRKTLERMAAAGYDELEKVYELGEEDFRRMGFGPVQSSNLAEAVLLSRTRPVEDWRFLAALGVEGLGTGDSRRLLENFRLEEVPDLTAERIEAIHGFGNVTARSIVDGMKRRGPTLRHMLDLGFRILPTGAARPADAAAPMAGKHVVFTGKMTASREAMQEQARALGALVQSAVNAKTDYLVCGEKVGAAKLAKARQIGTRILTEQEYLALVDGK; encoded by the coding sequence ATGAATATAAATACTGATACTGGAATTGCAGAGCTTGCCGCTCGTCTTGAGCACTATAACGCAGCGTACCGGAGTGGCGCGCCGGAAATCTCCGACCTCGAGTACGACCTGCTGGTGGAAACTCTGCGCGGGCTGGAGCCGGAGCATCCTTTTCTGCAACGCGTGGAGCCGGAAGAGTTTTCCGGCCGGCCCGAAGTGCGTCATCCCCAGCCCATGCTGTCCACGGAGAAGGCCTATACCCGGGAAGATCTGGCCCGGTTCGTGGCTCGTGTGCGCAAGGAAGCGGAGGAGATCGGTGTGCTCAACCCGCTGTTTCGGGTCACACCCAAACTCGACGGTCTGGCAGGGCGCGACGACGGCACAGTATTCGCCACGCGCGGCAATGGCGAGGTGGGCTACGAGGTCAGCTCGGCCTTTGCCAAAGGTATGGTGCCGGAAGGCGGGCGCGGTTTGGGCATGGGAGAGATGGTGGTGGTCCGGAGTTATTTCGACGCGCATCTGGCCGGAAAGTTCGAGCACCCGCGCAATCTGGTGGTAGGCATCGTGTCCGCGGATACGGTGAATGAAGACGCCCGCCGGGCGCTGGATGCCGGGGCCGTGCGCTTTGTGCCCTATGCCATGCTGCCCCGCTGGGAAGGAGACGGGGATGAACTGGTGCGGTGCATGGAGGACATCGCCGAGGAACTGGCCGCGGAGGTGGACTACCCGTTGGATGGCATGGTGGCGGAGGCCGTGGACGAGGACGTGCGGCGCAGCATGGGGGCCACCAACCATCACCACCGCTGGCAGATCGCCATCAAGCGCAAAGGGGATACGGCCCGGACCACGGTAGAGGATGTCGTCTGGCAGGTGGGCCGCACGGGCAAGGTCACGCCGGTGCTGTGCGTGGCGGCCACCAGTCTTTCCGGGGCGACCATCCGCCGTGTAACGGCGCACAACGCGGGGTTTCTGGAGAAAAACGGACTCGGAGTGGGCGCGGAAATCGAAATCATCCGCAGCGGCGAGGTCATCCCCAAGGTGGAGGCGGTCGTTCATGCCGCCGCGCCGGAACTGCCTGCAGAGTGTCCTTCCTGCGCCGCGAAGCTTATCCGCGAGGGAGATTTTCTGCTTTGTCCCGACGAGCATTGTCCGGCTCAGGCCGTGCAGGCTCTGGAGCACTGGTTCAAAACACTGGGTAATGCGGACTGGTTCGGTCGCAAGACCCTCGAACGGATGGCGGCCGCCGGATACGACGAACTGGAGAAAGTTTACGAATTGGGAGAGGAGGATTTCCGGCGTATGGGTTTTGGTCCCGTGCAGTCGTCCAATCTGGCTGAAGCCGTGCTCCTGAGCCGGACCCGCCCGGTGGAGGACTGGCGGTTTCTGGCCGCTCTGGGTGTGGAGGGATTAGGCACGGGGGACAGCCGCAGGCTGCTCGAGAATTTTCGTCTGGAGGAGGTGCCGGATCTGACGGCGGAGCGGATCGAAGCCATCCACGGTTTCGGGAATGTCACGGCCCGGAGCATTGTGGACGGCATGAAACGCCGGGGGCCGACCCTGCGGCACATGCTGGATCTGGGCTTCCGGATTTTGCCCACCGGTGCGGCCAGGCCAGCCGATGCGGCCGCTCCAATGGCCGGGAAGCATGTGGTTTTTACCGGCAAGATGACCGCCTCCCGCGAGGCCATGCAGGAACAGGCGCGCGCTCTGGGCGCGCTGGTGCAGAGCGCGGTCAACGCCAAGACGGACTATCTGGTCTGTGGAGAGAAAGTGGGTGCGGCCAAATTGGCCAAGGCCCGCCAGATCGGCACCCGGATTCTGACGGAGCAGGAATATCTGGCTCTTGTGGATGGGAAGTGA
- a CDS encoding IS4 family transposase, producing MSHHNTLFSQTLSLIPRHVFQKLERRHKTGRSSRQFGFKEQFTVMAFIQLAARRSMRDGLRCLEAAGNRLYHWGLKNVARSTFADANNSRPAGFFKDLFAEMYGLCAAKAPKHKFRFKSKLFSLDATTIKLCLALFPWASFRQAKGGVKVHTLLDHDGHIPAFATVTDAKIHESRIAQAMELPKGSIVVFDKGFTSYPWFRLLGAKGVFFVTRLKRNAVFKLLERRLVNRKTGVTSDHIIEVSSRGKSLRLRRIGYRDQETGKHYEFLTNHFRLSAKTIADIYKDRWQIELFFKEIKQNLRIKTFVGNSENAVLIQIYTALTVYLLLAYQKFLSRLGLSVQQLFQLIQLNLLGEASLDELLNPRRRKFDNSYNFTLLDYIA from the coding sequence TTGAGTCACCATAATACACTATTCTCCCAGACGCTATCTCTGATTCCCAGACATGTTTTTCAGAAACTCGAAAGACGGCACAAAACCGGGCGCTCGTCGCGTCAATTCGGTTTCAAGGAGCAGTTCACGGTCATGGCCTTCATCCAGCTTGCCGCAAGACGTTCCATGCGCGATGGCCTGCGCTGCCTTGAGGCTGCGGGAAACCGCCTGTATCACTGGGGACTGAAAAACGTGGCCCGCTCGACCTTTGCTGACGCGAACAATTCTCGCCCCGCAGGCTTTTTCAAGGATCTGTTCGCCGAGATGTACGGCCTGTGCGCCGCAAAAGCCCCGAAGCACAAATTCCGTTTCAAATCCAAATTGTTCAGTCTGGACGCCACCACCATAAAGCTTTGCCTGGCGCTTTTTCCCTGGGCCTCGTTTCGGCAGGCCAAGGGCGGCGTCAAAGTACATACCTTGCTGGATCACGATGGCCATATCCCGGCTTTCGCAACCGTCACCGACGCCAAAATCCATGAAAGCCGCATAGCTCAGGCTATGGAGTTGCCCAAAGGCTCCATCGTGGTCTTTGACAAGGGCTTCACCAGCTATCCCTGGTTTCGGCTCCTCGGGGCAAAGGGCGTCTTTTTTGTGACCCGGCTCAAGCGCAACGCCGTTTTCAAACTCCTGGAGCGCCGCCTCGTGAATCGCAAGACCGGCGTTACTTCCGATCACATCATTGAAGTCTCCAGCCGGGGAAAATCCTTACGCTTGCGCCGTATCGGCTATCGTGACCAGGAAACCGGGAAACACTACGAATTTTTGACCAACCATTTCCGGCTTTCGGCGAAAACCATCGCCGACATCTATAAAGACCGCTGGCAAATCGAGCTCTTCTTCAAGGAAATCAAACAAAATTTGCGCATAAAGACCTTCGTCGGCAACTCGGAAAATGCGGTTCTGATCCAGATTTACACGGCCCTGACGGTTTACCTGCTCCTCGCGTACCAGAAATTCCTCAGCCGTCTCGGACTCTCCGTACAGCAACTCTTCCAGCTCATTCAACTCAACCTGCTCGGCGAGGCATCCTTGGATGAACTCCTGAATCCCAGACGACGAAAATTCGATAATTCATATAACTTCACACTGTTAGATTACATCGCTTAG
- a CDS encoding transposase has protein sequence MGRSRGGFTSKLHAQVDALGNPVSFFLTGGECADISVAPQLLEGVRDCTVIADKGYDSEPLLSG, from the coding sequence CTGGGCCGCAGTCGCGGAGGTTTTACCTCCAAGCTGCATGCACAGGTAGACGCGCTCGGCAATCCTGTATCGTTTTTCCTTACAGGAGGTGAATGCGCGGATATCAGTGTTGCACCACAATTACTTGAAGGGGTTCGTGATTGCACTGTCATTGCCGATAAAGGGTATGACAGCGAGCCATTGCTGTCCGGCTAA
- a CDS encoding IS5 family transposase, with amino-acid sequence MCYTDISDETWQRLEPVLPLEGSPKGGRPAKDKRTFINAIIWLLRTGAPWRALPKEYGSWNAVYSRFRRWQIKGSWKAVFLALASDPDLEAVMIDGTYIHAHKHSAGAKGGSTDKLWAAVAEVLPPSCMHR; translated from the coding sequence ATGTGTTATACCGATATTTCCGATGAAACCTGGCAACGGCTTGAGCCCGTTCTGCCGCTTGAGGGTTCGCCCAAAGGCGGCCGTCCGGCCAAAGATAAACGAACATTCATAAATGCAATCATCTGGCTGCTGCGCACCGGGGCTCCCTGGAGGGCCCTGCCGAAAGAGTATGGGTCATGGAATGCCGTGTATTCCCGCTTTCGGCGTTGGCAGATAAAAGGATCCTGGAAAGCAGTCTTTCTCGCTCTGGCGTCTGACCCCGATCTCGAAGCGGTAATGATTGACGGTACGTACATCCATGCCCACAAACATTCGGCTGGCGCAAAAGGGGGCAGCACAGACAAGCTCTGGGCCGCAGTCGCGGAGGTTTTACCTCCAAGCTGCATGCACAGGTAG
- a CDS encoding IS1595-like element ISDeor2 family transposase, with product MKNKYAKRSRISEAKVRQVVKLFAVDLNALQIAEIAGVNRNTANRYLAAFRERIARFCEAESPVQGEVEVDESYFGARRVKGVRGRGAKGKTIVFGLFKREGRVYTEIVPDCSKITLQGIIRGRVKLESIIHSDGWRGYDGLVDLGYQKHFRVEHGNNEFANKNSHINGIESFWAFAKTRLVRFRGLPKHTFYFHLKECEFRFNHRNEDSYKLLLKMLRENPLS from the coding sequence ATGAAAAACAAGTATGCGAAGCGTTCAAGAATTTCAGAGGCCAAAGTCCGACAAGTAGTGAAGCTGTTTGCCGTGGATTTGAATGCCCTGCAGATAGCTGAAATAGCCGGGGTAAATCGTAATACCGCGAACCGTTATCTGGCTGCTTTCCGAGAGAGGATTGCCCGGTTCTGCGAGGCGGAGTCTCCTGTTCAAGGCGAAGTTGAGGTTGATGAAAGCTATTTTGGCGCACGCCGCGTTAAAGGAGTCAGAGGCCGAGGAGCCAAGGGCAAAACCATTGTGTTCGGCTTATTCAAGCGTGAAGGTCGCGTTTATACCGAAATTGTCCCGGACTGTTCAAAAATCACCCTCCAAGGGATCATCCGGGGCCGCGTGAAACTTGAAAGCATTATTCACTCTGATGGCTGGCGCGGCTATGATGGTCTCGTAGACCTAGGCTACCAAAAACACTTCCGGGTTGAGCATGGCAACAATGAATTTGCCAATAAAAACTCACACATTAACGGCATTGAGAGCTTCTGGGCTTTTGCCAAAACACGACTTGTTCGTTTTAGGGGTTTGCCCAAGCACACTTTTTACTTTCATTTGAAAGAATGTGAATTTCGCTTTAACCATAGAAACGAAGATAGTTATAAACTTCTGCTCAAAATGCTCAGAGAAAATCCACTCAGCTAG